Proteins encoded by one window of Capra hircus breed San Clemente chromosome 8, ASM170441v1, whole genome shotgun sequence:
- the POLE3 gene encoding DNA polymerase epsilon subunit 3 — MAERPEDLNLPNAVITRIIKEALPDGVNISKEARSAISRAASVFVLYATSCANNFAMKGKRKTLNASDVLSAMEEMEFQRFVTPLKEALEAYRREQKGKKEASEQKKKDKDKKTDSEEQDKSRDEDNDEDEERLEEEEQNEEEEVDN; from the exons ATGGCGGAGAGGCCCGAGGACCTAAACCTGCCCAATGCCGTCATCACCAGAATCATCAAGGAGGCG CTCCCGGACGGTGTCAACATCTCCAAGGAGGCCCGGAGCGCCATCTCCCGCGCCGCCAGCGTCTTCGTGCTGTACGCCACATCCTG TGCCAACAACTTTGCGATGAAAGGGAAACGCAAGACACTGAATGCCAGCGATGTGCTGTCAGCCATGGAGGAGATGGAGTTTCAGCGGTTCGTTACCCCATTAAAAGAAGCTCTGGAAG CTTATAGGAGGGAGCAGAAAGGCAAGAAGGAAGCTTCAGAGCAAAAGAAGAAGgacaaagacaaaaaaacagATTCGGAAGAGCAGGACAAGAGCAGGGATGAGGACAATGATGAAGATGAGGAAAGGCTGGAGGAAGAAGAACAGAATGAAGAGGAGGAAGTGGACAACTGA